CGACTATCAGTAAGATGGCACTGGCTCACTACTATATGGcctaaatgacatattacattTGACATAGTAAATAAACACCCTATGTATAATCCCAAACGTTTGACCTGATGTTTCACATACGAAATGTGTATGCTGGTGGTAAAAACAACTTTAACCGAAGACTAACATCCACACATGAACCATATAAATTGACATCTTAAAATTGTGGGTCATTTTTGTTCCTTGGTCATGCAGCCTACACCCTTCACTTACGCGATTTTGTCAGTGTCAAAGTCTCAATGTTTTGTATCTCTAGCCGCCGTATCTGATGGCGTCAGTTAGTGTCTTCAAATGGGATCTGAATAAATGATGAGAGTGGTACTTTAGAAGAATTAGCCAATCCCCAAGGGACATATTTTGAGATAGACTTTAAAGTATTGAACTTGGGTGAGCCATTGTTATTTTGATAATCTGATTTTAGATGTGAGACAGAACCAGTCGGCAAATGGCTAAGCTAATGTACATTGAGCACTCGCAAACTAATAAAGTCACTTGTGTTAcatatcttttgaaaatgatttacATTTCTATCGTTGTGCATATTGTGctaaaatataactttattcgAAAAGATAAAAAGGGTGTTTTACATAATTTGACAGCTACTATCGCTGCTTTCTAATTCGCCCTTGTACATTTTCGCCGAGGATAAAATGGCCAACAACATTTCTCGCATGTATTGTTCTCTTTGCGGATCTTCTATGTTAGATTGGTGCATGGAATCATAGTTTGCTAAACAAAAAGTAACACATGCATCTAGGCCAACTAATCGTGCGAAATCGTCCTTTCTGCGATCCATGCCATCTGCATCCAATTGATGTTGTGCAATCAATTCGTCTGCATGTGTCATGATTAGGAAAATTGGGACACTACGACCTGTTGATAGAGGGATAAGGCAGatgattatatttttatattcaataaaTTACAACAGTTACTAAACATAATGgtttcaaattaaaaagaaataaagcTGAGACTGATCGTATTGTAGccgatattttcaatacatacatacatacatacatacatacatacatacatacatgcatacatgcatgcatgcatgcatgcatgcatacatacatacatacatacatacatacatacatacatacatacatacatacatacatacatacacttacacacatacacatgcatacacacatacgtacgtacgtacgtacgtacatacatacatacatacataaatgtatttcGAAGGTTTTTATTAAGTCATCACAGGAGTTTTTCTCCTTAATTCTTGCAGGATGTGACAAAATAAGTCTGAACACAGGtttccaaaaaaatatttatttgtatttcctCGACGTTCTCATGTACTGAAAAGGCTAAGCTCTTTTGACAACGTCACCACTATCGAGCATTTTGTCTATATTTGTTGGAATCAAACAGGTTACCGTAGTTGGTATTATTAAAATTTAGAATGAATGCACCACTGACCTGGCAACCTAGTGACCTTACATTGATGTAAGTATTGTTTGGATATGAAGCAAAAATAAAGACCTAATGTTACATCCAGTTCGAGATGATTTCGATAACTTACCGTCTGGTCTCACGGCTGTATTAACGATGACACTATGCATGACGTCTACATCGGTGGTTGCCTTTTGTACACAGACGACTGTATGGATTCTTTCATCACGTTTAGTACGTCTGATACTGGTGCCAATACGCTTATTAGCAGGCTGGCGACCATTCAGAATATCCTGGACTCTTGTCGCCAATTGTACTGGTCCTGCAGTTAATGATTGTCCAGGTACGTCCCACAGAGTGAAGGACAAATAATGCTTACCAATGTGATATCTTGTATATACCCTTGTTCCTGGTGCAGTTCCTCGAAATGTTGTAGCAATTTGCCCCCGGTATCCTAATGACTGTAAGtccaaaagaaaagaaacattgCCATTTATTAGTCTAACGCTTCTAAAACAAACAACTCGTTCCTTATATTGGTAACCTTGTAACATTTATGGCCGCATAAATAACACCATAGACATTTGAGACGTCGATGGTAGCACTTTGGCATCAcaaacatactacattgtaattactgtCGTCTATAACAAAATATTCCAGGCTCTTCCCATAACAATAAATAGGCAATACTATATATACCCCAAGATACTTAGCTTTCCCTTTTGTAAATTGGCTTTAAACTTCAGAAAAGTAACAAACACGTCAGTTGATATGTAGCAAACTGTAAAAACTACATGTTTTCCTACATCACATCTTTGAACCTATTAATTGTTTTtggttggtcacatgactcagTATTATAATCGTGCGACAAAAATGGAATCCAATATGAGTTAAAGTTTACACCGACAGCGTTCAGGTTGAAATCAGGTTTCCGATAATTTCCTATTCACAACGCTTAAACCAACGTTTCCTAGTAAGCTAATATTATTCCCGTTTTCATGTGACCTTGGCATACAGCTAAAAGTGTGGTACTTGAACGCTGGTATTCTGTTTACAAACTGATAAATGAAccaattttttatttcactacaACAGTTTTCATCTCTGCGTCAACATATCACTGAATAGCACTGAATAGGTATCGACTGAATGCTCAAAATTTTGATTGCTTTGACTGACGATTAACAATTAAGTCAAGGACATTTCTTACCTTTGCAATTGAATTGATGGCCGAGGACTTGCCATGTCCAGGAGGTCCAAAAAAGGCAATGTTCTGATTACAGCTGATTTTCTCAAGGTCGCCTAATATGTCAATATacagatatttacatataagTTCGCTTAGAAATATATAAACACTGgttattatattgaattttcGTCCATTTTGCTGAATAGCAAGAACAGTGTAAAGTTGAATTGATCAATTTTtaattattgtcattcaaagagTTACAGCGAAGCAATTGGGAAAACAACACCTTGCTACATAGTTTACCTAAGTACTCCAAATGTACTGCTCAGATCCCCCAGGACCCATGCCTTCAACACGCCCTTTCAATCAGCTTGTAATTGCAAATAGTCTAACAATTGTATATTTACTATTTTGTTTACTGACATTAAAAATAGGTAATAATTCTAATTCATATTTTCGATAATGCGATTGGTCACAGAACATTCTCTTCCTATCGGATTCTAGCAGCCGTACTTAACAGCTTTGAGAAACTGATTTTCTAAAGCCTTGTATTTTGTGGtttaaaacatgaaaacatactTATTAAGGTTCCAAATGAGTGCAtcgtaaaataaaaaattgtaataAAGATGTTACAACCTTTTCGACGAGAATCACTTCATTATGAATATACTTACTTAGGTCTGGGGAGACACCTCTGACATGATAAACAAAGTTCTGCCTTTGATACGTCGATAGTAAGTTATTGTTTTCAAGCATAGGACTAATTGATCCTTTGATTACTGCACGCTCGAAAATCATGATTTCGTCATCATCATCCAGGTCATTTTCTTCCTTTACTTTTGTTATTAGGTCATAAACAATACTCATATTATTGAGTTTATAGAGTTTTGCAGTGACCGTATCAACTTTGTATAAATTCAATTGCAACCCTGGAACAAAAAAAATGCGATTATAACTAAATATATTGATGATGCATGTTATTTTATTCGTGTATATTCTCTGGCTTTGATAGTAGTACGAATTAGCTATTggctaaatatatatatatttatcttgcACGATGGGCTATAGTGACTGAAGATCGTGAAACAACTCTCCGCAACCCTTCTAAAGCCTTGAAGTTATATTGAACTTGGTACCTAGAATCTTTACCTGGAGagtgtactgtaaaatgacTGTTCTACTTTTAGTCTGAGACTCATGTCATGCATTCTAGACGGATGGGCAAGAGGTTATTTTGCCAAAAATCCTGATTGGCTATATAACCATGCAAAAGTGAAACATTAGATCATCTTTACTACAACAAGGATATGCATTGTatgaaagtgaaagtaaaacCTGCCCTGTATGTTATATCGcgaaaaatattataaatacatagATACACTCAATGTATCATACATTTAATGGGAAGCAATTTATTGTAACAATATCAATGGCTGCGTAGATTTGGATAATgagcaaaaatattttttttgaaactgtgaAATATTTGATCTTAAATCAGACAGGATTTGTAGTACTTTTAAGAAAAACAGGTCACCATCCAGAAGAATTTGGACTGTCTACACTGACATGGCAACCTAGATAAAGATGTCACAGGTTAACGGCATCACTGTAGTAacataatgatgataatattaATGTGAAATCATAATGTGCCTTTCCTCGCGAGAGCTCAAGGCGCTCACAATTagtacccctggcacggatcaatggcagcacaacggccctttatacttcctcaactctcgggggagcatacaatccattgcagcctctaaaAGCGCATACCTACATCTATCCTAcgaggtccccaattatacagctgggttgactaaggcatagtcatggttcaaatcttgcccaaggaatTTAGCctttcagaaacaaacggcagtgaCGGGCCTCGTTGCACAGCTGAAACGCTTTGTGAGGGTGTGCTACTTCCTATGCATAAGGAACCCCTATAACGACttgacatgtatgtgaaattgGGGGATTTATATGGGAAGTTTTCGAGTTCCTATAGAGACAACATAGTTCACTCGGTATTACCTGGATGTTTTACCCATGGGACATGACGGTTAATTTTGTATAGAGATAGCCACATTTCCGACTAATAATAACAGAGACACCACACAACACCTCATACAGCAGGATCATTTGTATAAATCCATTAAAAAGTGATACGCATATCCATTATTTTACTGTAACAGTGCAGTAGAAGCAAGCTAGTGTGAAAGTGATGTCACATAAACTTTATGTTTACTATCCGACTGCTAAACAACATGAATATCTGCGTCTAAACCCCTACCAACTGTAAGCGGCACCGCTGCTATTGTACATTGTGCAGATGAAAGAGCTTGTATTTATGTGGctgtaaaacataccatatCCCATGAGAAAACCACCAAAATAACCAAGATTACACTTTAGGTAGTACAAGCAATAATATCACTATAATGTGTACTTACTGTTGGCCATTGCTACACCAGCATTTACAGGTAAACTATTTGGTATTGTGCTTGCACTGGTGGTCCTTGCTATACCTAAGTACCAAGTGGCAGTTCGTCCTCGTTCTTATGTGGTGCTGTCTCTGCCATCTATATATTCTGGTTGGTAATTTCCCATCATCCACAGGGGCAGATTGAATGTCAATATTACACAATTATATACAGTTCAACATCctgtttatatacaatgtatgctcACTAGTTGATCTTATTTTCCACAATATCCACCAGTCCAGTTTATATATGCTCactatttgatgtttttttcccACAATATCGATCACATTATGAACATTTGTTTATATCCGTAAAGGTACACACATATAGACCTTCATTGACCGTTTGACACCAATATGGCCGTACATTCTTTCCAGAATACGCTGTCGTTTGTCCATATGGATAAATCCGgattttgtaatttcttttcttctAGAGGCAGCAGATTTTAAGTGACAAATCATTATGTGCAAGTAGTGTTTTGGTGTTTTCTCAAGTATGACTGGGCTGGTAGGAGAGAGTTGCAGCTCCGTGAGAAATTAATAATTGGGGATATCAGaactatactatacactgtgTTTTAATTATCCCCCAACCCGTACACCCCACAATCTCTATGATTAATGGGGTTTCACAATGTAGACATTtacggattttttttcaatatcgaAATTAGATTTAGTAAAAACTCTCTCAAAGAGAACCAAACTTTCCATGCTAATTTTCGACAGTTGTTTTGCAGGTTTTTTTATAGCATTGTTACTGAACAACAATATGTTTGTCACGGTCTGTACCAAGTGTGAATCATATGACCTGAACCCGTTTCATGGCGATAAATCATTTTTGACCGCTGTTGACATAGAGTCGTCATTAGAATTGATTACTTCACAGTGCCTCTATTTGTGTTTGCATAATTTCACAATTAATTTAGATATGGTTAAAATATTGTGACCTAGTACTTCATAGAAAACTGAACTTATATATctattattttcatatcataAAATCTAGGACGGCTTGTACTTTCGCTTCTCCTACTAtgttattgtaatgtatgtatgtatgtatgtatgtatgtatgtatgtatgtatgtatgtatgtatgtatgtatgtatgtatgtatgtatcaactTTGTCGTTCCGTGACAATGCTATCTATATACCCCTGTGGTTGATGGGAAATTACCGACCAGAATGTCCCGACAAGGTAGAGATACCACCACCGAAGGACGAGGACGAACTGCTACTCGGTATTCAGGTATCACAAGGACCAACGGAAAGAAAAAGCACAACCTGTCCTGGATATTATATCACTGCTGATATGTTAAATAGATAGATACACTAAATCTATCAAATATTtgattgaaaataattaatcataATCATCTTTGCatagatttgcataattaaaaaaacatgtttttatgaaactgaaatgtatcattttgaataTAAATCAGAAAGGTTACCTTTGTAGTATTATGAAAATCACGTCGCCATCCCTGGGATTGATGGCTATCTAAATTGAAATGGCAACCTAGATGAAGAGGTCACACCTTAACTACACCTGTATGCTAACGTTCTTTACTTAAAGCATTCATTTACGTTGTCAATGTATCTGTTTGTCCTAACGTCCAAAACCTCGGAGTTTCGATGACGACATATTATTGCAGACCTCAGACTGTAAcctatacagatacagatgaCTGAATACTGTGAATGACATAGTAAAGAGAGGTCAGAGGTGGATACTGATATTGGTGTATTGTCTGCTGCCTAGGCTGACATGGCAGGCATTATACTGTTCACAAACAGGGACAACATGGCTTTTCTTAGTAGCCAGCGACGTGAGAAAGCTAACATCGAAGGGTAGTTTTGTAGCTTTCATTTTTAAactcaaaattaaaacaaatggaGTAGAATAACGACGTGCATAGTACTTATGTAGTTAAAACAGACATATATAACCAATAATACTACGACGAAAGTGAAAGTACAATATGCTCAAGATTTTATATCGCGAACAATGCGATAGACAGAAACTCATATCTTTCATGCACTCGGTCGAAATAAGTCCAACATTCTTAAGGAAAGTGAGCGTTACAGACAAATTTAGTTTCTGTTTATATCGTCATACTATCCCTCATCCATCAACAGAAACCTCACCCACCATTTATTGCACTGCCACAGTGATAACCAGTAGCTGCTTTGCTAGCTGCCATATTGTTTGTACACATTTGTAGCATGTACAGTGACTTGGCAATAATGCACAACACTTGCTTATATTGTTCGGGTTTCACTGATGCAGTAGTAGAAACCGACCGACCAGAATGCAACGACGGCAGAGATACCATCACCTAAAGACGAGGACGAACTGCCACTCGATATTCAGGTATTACAAGGACCAATGGAAAGTAAAAGTACAACCTGTCCTGGATTTTATATCACTACTGATATGataaatacatagatacattaaatctatcaaatatttgattgacaataATTAGTCATAAACATATCTGCATAGCTAGATTTGgacaattaacaaaatatacatgtttttatgaaactgtaaaatatattattttgaatgtaaatcAGAAAGGTCGCCTTTGTAGTGTTAAGAAAATCACGTCGCCATCCCTGGGATTGATGGCCATCTAAATTGAAATGGCAACCTAGATAATGAGGTCACACCTTAACTACAACTGTATCGTAACGTCCTGTACTTAAAGCATTCAATATATCTGTTTGTACTAACGTCCAAAACCTCGGAGTTTCGATGACGACATATTATTGCAGGCCTCAAACAGTCACCTGTAGAGAAACAGAATGACAACGTATAGAGAGGTCAGAGGTGGAAACTGATCTTTATGTATTGTCCGCTGCTTAGGCTGACATGGCAGGTATTATACTGTTCACAAACAGGGACAACATGGCTTTTCACAGTAGCCATGGATGTGGGACAGCTAACCAACATCGAAGGGTAGTTTTGTagctttctttttttaaatctcaaatttaaaacaactgGAGTAGAATAACGACATGCATAGTACTTATGTAGTTAAAACAGACATATATAACCAATAATACTACGACGAAAGTGAAAGTACAATATGCTCAAGATTTTATATCGCGAACAATGCGATAGACAGAAATTCATATCTTTCATGCACTCGGTCGAAATATGTCCAACATTCTTAAGGGAAGTGAGCGCTACAGACAAATatagttactgtttatatcgTAATTCTATCCCTCATCCATCAACAGAAACCTCACCCACCATTTATTGCACTGCCACAGTGATAACCAGTAGCTGCATTGCTAGCTGCCATATTGTTTGTACACATATGTAGCGTGTACAGTGACTAGACAATAATGCACAACACTTGCTTATTTTGTTCGGGTTTCACTGATGCAGTAGTAGAAACATCACTAATTCTACTATTTATCAGTGTTTTGTCGACAAAAGATATAATTTTGAACTTAATAAAAATGCCACCAATTCATTCGAATAAGGGTTACGTCACATTGCCAACTGGGTTGAAGTTCATCAATATCTGAATTCGTAAATGATGATGAGGTATGTTTAAATAATATTCTTAATGTTGCTTGGTACTGATAGGGGAGGGTGACTTAAGGATGGAGGAGGGGGTTA
This Glandiceps talaboti chromosome 13, keGlaTala1.1, whole genome shotgun sequence DNA region includes the following protein-coding sequences:
- the LOC144444706 gene encoding uncharacterized protein LOC144444706, whose protein sequence is MANRLQLNLYKVDTVTAKLYKLNNMSIVYDLITKVKEENDLDDDDEIMIFERAVIKGSISPMLENNNLLSTYQRQNFVYHVRGVSPDLSDLEKISCNQNIAFFGPPGHGKSSAINSIAKSLGYRGQIATTFRGTAPGTRVYTRYHIGKHYLSFTLWDVPGQSLTAGPVQLATRVQDILNGRQPANKRIGTSIRRTKRDERIHTVVCVQKATTDVDVMHSVIVNTAVRPDGRSVPIFLIMTHADELIAQHQLDADGMDRRKDDFARLVGLDACVTFCLANYDSMHQSNIEDPQREQYMREMLLAILSSAKMYKGELESSDSSCQIM